Genomic window (uncultured Hyphomonas sp.):
TTCGTGCAGCGCCGTCCGGGCGGCTTAGTGCTGGTCCCGGCGAAGGGACCGGCGGCGGCGGCGGACCAGGAGGTTCGGGCGGCCCCGGTCGGCCACATCATTTGCCGGTCGGGACAGCAGCGTCTTGCTGCCGGTAAGGATGGCATCTGCCATCTGCGCAGCGGGCGCGGCGATCTCGTGGTCATACTGACGGGCGCGGGGGGTCATGTTCGAAAGTCCTTCTTGGTTTCTTGTCTTGGCGGGACCATCCCGCCGCCGACACCCTCAAGATAGGACCGCTAATATCGAATTTCAATAAAAAAATATCGAAAAACAATAAATACCAGATTTTTCAAGGCACTTTGTCTTCTCGAATATCGATATGGTACGCCAGGACCGGCCTTCAAGGCCAATTAATTGCGGTCCATGGAGAATTTTTCCGGGAATCGGCGCCAGTCATGGTCCAGATTGCCCGGCATCAGGCAAATGCCGGGGAAAAGCTTTTTAGGCCGGGCGATTTTCCGATGCATGTCCCGGCTGGCCGAGGTCGAAGCTCAGCTGGACCGGGCCCCTGGCAGGCCGGCGGATCCCTTTTGGACGCGTCTTGCGGAAGGGCAGGGCCGCCTGTCTCTTGTCCAGGGGCGCGGCCTGGCGCGGTTCAGGGGCGGGCGCGGTCCATCCGGGCCGGTGGACCCGGGCGATCCGCTCGCGGGCTTCGCGCGCCGCGGCGACATGGTCGGCCATGCGCATCGGATAGGTTTGGCCAAAGATGACGCCCGCCGCGGCGAGGTCGGCTTTCGGCGCATCCCAGGGCGCATGGATATACGCATCCGGCAAGGCGGCGAGCTCCGGTACCCAGCGGCGGATGAAGGCGCCGTCCGGGTCCAGCTGTTGCGACAGGCGGACCGGGTTCCGGATCGCCGGGGCCCGGCGGCCCTTCAGGCCGGCCTGCGCGATCACCTGCGGATAATGAATGCCGGGGTCGAAATCCGTGCACAGGGCGGCGAGCTTTTCGGCCGGCAGCCGCCAGTCCATCCAGAGCTGGTAAGCTGCAAAACCGATCAGCATGGCCCGCATGCGGTCATTCAGCCAGCCGGTCTGGCGTAGCGCACGCATGCTCGCATCGATCAGGGGGAAGCCGGTCCGTCCCTCGATCCAGGCGGCAAGACGCGGATCGTCGGCCGCCGCTTCGGGGCGCAAATCCTCGCCGCTGCCGGTCTGGGGCAGGGGGCGGTCTTCGAAGGCCTGAATGGAACGGGCCCGTCCTTCGAGGCGCTCCAGAAACTCTGTCAGCGAGGCCGCGAAAGTCTGGTCGCCATCCTGAACATAGGCGGCGCGCGCCCGGGCGGCGGCCTGCCAGGCCTCCCGGACGGACACCGTCCCGAAGGCGAGGTGGGGGGAGAGGCGCGAACCCGACACGTCCGCCAGCGCGGGCTGGCTGGTTTCCTGCTGGTAG
Coding sequences:
- a CDS encoding FAD-binding domain-containing protein, whose translation is MTRNVHLVWFRRDLRVHDHAALAAAAASGAPVLPLYIFERDLWALPEHSRRQFDFLMDSLTELDEALTERGARLIVRRGDALDILSDLHRRHGIEAIHMYEDTGLPWTRARDRAVRRWAVQAGISLREQARPGIVRGLGARDDWAGQWAGAMSAPRIRAPETIRPATQAAGPWPIAEDFCLGPEDCSDRQKGGRAAGVELLRSFVAGRGRRYQQETSQPALADVSGSRLSPHLAFGTVSVREAWQAAARARAAYVQDGDQTFAASLTEFLERLEGRARSIQAFEDRPLPQTGSGEDLRPEAAADDPRLAAWIEGRTGFPLIDASMRALRQTGWLNDRMRAMLIGFAAYQLWMDWRLPAEKLAALCTDFDPGIHYPQVIAQAGLKGRRAPAIRNPVRLSQQLDPDGAFIRRWVPELAALPDAYIHAPWDAPKADLAAAGVIFGQTYPMRMADHVAAAREARERIARVHRPGWTAPAPEPRQAAPLDKRQAALPFRKTRPKGIRRPARGPVQLSFDLGQPGHASENRPA